In Ruminococcaceae bacterium BL-6, a genomic segment contains:
- a CDS encoding Metallo-beta-lactamase family protein, RNA-specific, which produces MHLNFFGADKEVTGSCHCIDVNGQRFLVDCGLLQGRGDQDNSVLPFQPAAVDFVICTHAHIDHSGRLPLMAKDGFHGKIYATGLTCDLLSIMLRDSAHIQEMDAMNLNRKEKRAGKELIEPLYTVREAEQALGLLDPYPYGEMIEPAPGVRFRFVDAGHLLGSASVEMWLTENGTTKKIVFSGDIGNVNQPLIRDPQYIREADYVVMESTYGDREHEKTDNYALQLAEVIDGTLSRGGNVVIPAFAVGRTQELLYFIREIKERGLVRSIPDFPVYVDSPLAAEATRIYSGDLTGYLDDESIEILKKGFQPISFSNLNISQSVEDSKALNDDPAPKVIISSSGMCEAGRIRHHLKHNLWRPECAVVFVGFQSVGTLGRALADGAKQVKLFGEEIAVKAHIYNFRAMSGHADHTGLLKWLGAFQPKPRRVFIVHGEEHICAAFSAELEEMGYRTYVPNFQARFDLVANAETDSGTPPVPAEEKEARKTKVNRVSSAFVRLLAAEKQLLQVVMRNEGGANKDLARFADQILALCKKWDR; this is translated from the coding sequence TTGCATTTGAATTTTTTCGGCGCCGACAAGGAAGTGACGGGAAGCTGCCACTGCATCGACGTGAACGGACAGAGATTTCTGGTCGACTGCGGGCTTCTGCAGGGCCGGGGCGATCAGGATAACAGTGTCCTGCCCTTTCAGCCCGCCGCGGTGGATTTCGTGATCTGCACGCACGCCCACATCGACCACAGCGGCCGCCTGCCGCTGATGGCGAAGGATGGCTTCCACGGGAAAATCTACGCGACCGGCCTCACCTGCGATCTGCTTTCCATCATGTTGCGTGACAGCGCGCATATCCAGGAAATGGATGCCATGAACCTGAACCGCAAGGAAAAACGCGCCGGAAAAGAGCTGATCGAGCCGCTCTACACGGTCCGGGAGGCAGAACAGGCGCTGGGGCTTCTTGATCCCTACCCTTACGGGGAGATGATCGAGCCCGCGCCCGGGGTTCGCTTCCGCTTTGTCGATGCGGGCCACCTGCTCGGCTCCGCATCCGTCGAGATGTGGCTGACCGAAAACGGGACGACGAAGAAAATCGTTTTCTCCGGCGACATCGGGAACGTCAACCAGCCGCTGATCCGCGACCCCCAGTACATTAGGGAAGCGGACTACGTCGTGATGGAATCGACGTACGGCGACCGCGAGCATGAAAAGACGGACAATTACGCTCTTCAGCTTGCAGAGGTGATCGACGGCACGCTGTCGCGGGGCGGAAACGTCGTGATCCCCGCCTTCGCGGTGGGCCGCACGCAGGAGCTGCTGTATTTTATCCGCGAGATCAAAGAGCGCGGCCTGGTCAGAAGCATCCCGGATTTCCCCGTCTACGTCGACAGCCCGCTCGCGGCGGAGGCAACCCGGATTTACAGCGGCGACCTGACCGGCTATCTCGACGACGAGTCGATTGAAATTCTGAAAAAAGGATTTCAGCCCATCTCGTTTTCCAACCTCAACATCAGTCAGAGCGTAGAGGATTCCAAGGCGCTGAACGACGACCCGGCCCCCAAGGTCATCATTTCCTCCAGCGGCATGTGCGAGGCCGGGCGCATCCGCCACCACCTGAAGCACAATCTGTGGCGCCCCGAATGCGCCGTCGTGTTTGTGGGCTTTCAGTCCGTGGGAACGCTGGGGCGCGCCCTCGCGGACGGGGCGAAACAGGTGAAGCTGTTCGGCGAAGAGATCGCGGTAAAGGCCCACATCTACAATTTCCGCGCCATGAGCGGCCACGCGGACCACACGGGCCTGCTGAAATGGCTGGGCGCGTTTCAGCCGAAGCCGCGGCGCGTTTTTATCGTGCACGGCGAAGAGCATATCTGCGCGGCTTTTTCCGCAGAGCTGGAAGAGATGGGCTACCGCACTTACGTGCCGAATTTCCAGGCCCGGTTCGACCTTGTCGCAAACGCGGAAACCGATTCCGGAACGCCGCCGGTTCCGGCGGAAGAAAAAGAAGCCCGAAAGACAAAAGTCAATCGGGTTTCCTCAGCGTTTGTCCGCCTGCTGGCGGCGGAAAAGCAGCTGCTTCAGGTGGTGATGCGCAACGAGGGAGGCGCAAACAAGGATCTCGCCCGTTTTGCCGACCAGATCCTCGCGCTGTGCAAAAAGTGGGACCGCTAG
- a CDS encoding protein of unknown function (Evidence 5 : Unknown function), producing MKKGLNQPEEDTGKTALDLLNAQA from the coding sequence TTGAAAAAAGGGCTCAATCAGCCGGAGGAAGACACGGGAAAAACAGCGCTGGATTTGCTGAATGCACAAGCGTAA
- the fbp gene encoding Fructose-1,6-bisphosphatase class 3 produces MSNSEYHLSHDEIKYLKLLSEKYPTIQDVCTEIINLQAILNLPKGTEHFMSDLHGEYEAFYHILNNCSGVIREKVDAVFGGRLSAQERSELCTLIYYPEQKLRRVKKKTKNMDAWYQKTLRQLIEVCKVTASKYTRSKVRKALPPEFSYIIDELLHAQPDENSNQLVYHAKIIDTIIGISNADEFISAISSLIKRLAVDRLHIVGDIFDRGPGADSIMDLLMKHHAVDIEWGNHDILWMGAACGSEACVATVVKNCVAHGNLATLEQGYGVSLRELAMFAKETYTDCGDLTQAIKKAISVILFKLEGAVILRHPEYEMESRLLLHKIDYENRSIEIDGKTYRMNTVFFPTVSREYPYELTPQERQIMDGLVLGFRESERLHRHMRFLYAKGSMYLCFNQNLLFHGCIPLRPDGSLASVRIGDRLAKGKELMDLSDKIARRAYFGPKDGADKQFCQDYMWYLWCGKDSPLFGREKMTTFERIFIDDKSAWKEKKNAYYTYFNREETCRMLLREFGVDTPFSHIVNGHVPVRATSGENPIKAGGRLIVIDGGFCQAYHPTTGIAGYTLIYNSHGMRIMSHQPFGGVEAAIDENQDIESHSDVFETQHMRAMVMDTDNGNDISNKIFDLTLLLNAYRQGVLAQKAKI; encoded by the coding sequence ATGAGTAATTCGGAATATCATCTGTCTCATGATGAAATCAAGTACTTAAAGCTTCTTTCCGAGAAATACCCGACGATTCAGGATGTCTGCACAGAGATCATCAACCTTCAGGCGATCCTGAACCTTCCGAAGGGCACCGAGCATTTTATGAGCGACCTGCACGGCGAATACGAGGCGTTTTACCACATCCTCAACAACTGCTCCGGCGTCATCCGGGAAAAGGTGGACGCCGTATTCGGCGGCAGGCTCAGCGCTCAGGAGCGCTCGGAGCTGTGCACGCTGATCTATTACCCGGAACAGAAGCTGCGCAGGGTGAAGAAAAAGACGAAGAATATGGATGCCTGGTACCAGAAGACGCTTCGCCAGCTGATCGAGGTGTGCAAGGTGACGGCGTCGAAGTACACGCGGTCCAAGGTCCGCAAGGCGCTGCCGCCGGAATTCAGCTACATCATCGACGAGCTCCTGCACGCCCAGCCCGACGAGAACAGCAATCAGCTGGTGTACCACGCGAAGATCATCGACACGATCATCGGCATCAGCAACGCGGATGAATTCATCTCCGCAATCTCTTCGCTGATCAAGCGCCTGGCGGTCGACCGGCTCCACATTGTCGGCGATATTTTCGACCGCGGCCCGGGCGCGGACAGCATCATGGACCTTCTGATGAAGCACCACGCCGTCGACATCGAGTGGGGCAACCACGACATCCTGTGGATGGGCGCGGCCTGCGGCAGCGAGGCCTGCGTCGCCACAGTCGTGAAGAACTGCGTCGCCCACGGCAATCTGGCGACTTTGGAGCAGGGGTACGGGGTCAGCCTGCGCGAGCTCGCGATGTTTGCAAAGGAGACGTACACCGACTGCGGGGACCTGACGCAGGCGATCAAAAAGGCGATCTCCGTCATCCTGTTCAAGCTCGAGGGCGCGGTGATCCTGCGCCACCCGGAATACGAAATGGAAAGCCGCCTTCTGCTGCATAAGATCGACTATGAAAACCGGAGCATCGAGATCGACGGAAAAACCTACCGGATGAACACCGTGTTTTTCCCGACGGTCAGCCGCGAATACCCCTATGAGCTCACGCCGCAGGAGCGGCAGATCATGGATGGCCTCGTGCTGGGCTTCCGCGAGAGCGAGCGGCTGCACCGCCACATGCGCTTCCTTTACGCCAAGGGCAGCATGTACCTCTGCTTCAACCAGAACCTTCTGTTCCACGGCTGCATCCCGCTCCGTCCGGATGGCTCCCTCGCTTCCGTGCGGATCGGCGACCGGCTGGCGAAGGGAAAGGAGCTGATGGACCTTTCCGACAAAATCGCGCGCCGCGCGTATTTCGGGCCGAAAGACGGCGCGGACAAACAATTCTGCCAGGACTATATGTGGTATCTGTGGTGCGGGAAGGATTCGCCTCTGTTCGGGCGGGAGAAGATGACGACGTTCGAGCGCATATTCATCGACGACAAGTCCGCCTGGAAGGAGAAGAAAAACGCGTATTACACCTATTTCAACCGGGAAGAGACCTGCCGGATGCTGCTGCGGGAATTCGGCGTGGATACGCCTTTTTCCCACATCGTCAACGGCCATGTCCCGGTTCGGGCGACCTCCGGGGAAAACCCCATCAAGGCGGGCGGCCGCCTGATCGTGATCGACGGCGGTTTCTGCCAGGCTTACCACCCCACGACCGGGATCGCCGGCTACACGCTGATCTACAATTCGCACGGGATGCGCATCATGTCGCACCAGCCGTTCGGCGGCGTGGAAGCGGCGATCGACGAAAATCAGGATATCGAATCCCATTCCGACGTGTTCGAGACGCAGCACATGCGCGCGATGGTCATGGACACGGACAACGGCAACGACATCAGCAACAAGATCTTCGACCTGACGCTTCTGCTCAACGCTTACCGGCAGGGCGTTCTGGCGCAGAAAGCAAAAATTTAA
- the mscL gene encoding mechanosensitive channel (Evidence 2a : Function from experimental evidences in other organisms; PubMedId : 10202137, 10352145, 14671322, 7511799, 8063098, 8412700, 8890153, 9756908, 9856938; Product type t : transporter) produces the protein MRKLMEEFRAFAMRGNVVDMAVGVIIGGAFGKIVSSLVSDIVMPALSLITGKINLAKLAFVLPASSPGTDPISINYGNFLQTVLDFLVIAFAIFMAIKLVNRVHKKKEETPPPEPGKEELLLTEIRDLLKEKNNG, from the coding sequence TTGCGAAAATTAATGGAAGAATTCAGAGCGTTCGCCATGCGCGGCAACGTGGTGGATATGGCGGTCGGCGTCATCATCGGCGGCGCATTCGGAAAAATCGTGTCTTCGCTGGTGTCGGACATCGTGATGCCGGCGCTTTCGCTGATCACCGGAAAAATCAATCTGGCAAAGCTGGCGTTTGTCCTTCCCGCCTCGTCTCCCGGCACCGACCCGATCTCCATCAATTACGGAAATTTTCTTCAGACGGTGCTGGATTTTCTGGTGATTGCTTTCGCCATTTTCATGGCGATCAAGCTGGTCAACCGGGTACATAAAAAGAAAGAAGAAACTCCGCCCCCGGAACCCGGGAAGGAAGAGCTTCTTCTCACCGAAATCAGGGACCTTCTGAAAGAAAAGAACAACGGATAG
- the exoA gene encoding apurinic/apyrimidinic endonuclease (Evidence 2a : Function from experimental evidences in other organisms; PubMedId : 10540738, 16237020, 18203828, 21441501, 24244006, 24914186, 30726292; Product type e : enzyme), which translates to MKFVSWNVNGLRACMNKGFLDFFRESGADVFCVQETKMQPEQAELELPGYRQYWNSAEKKGYSGTAVFSRREPLSVFYDIGSHAGEGRAVTLEWDDLYLVNVYTPNSQRDLVRLDYRMSWDDAFRDYVMELDSKKPVVVCGDMNVAHHEIDLKNPKSNVGNAGFSYEERGKMTELLACGFLDTFRELYPDKAGVYTWWSYLYHSRSSNAGWRIDYFLISERLRGRLRDSIVCSEVQGSDHCPVELILSD; encoded by the coding sequence ATGAAATTTGTGTCCTGGAACGTCAACGGGCTGCGCGCCTGCATGAACAAGGGGTTCCTGGATTTTTTCCGGGAGAGCGGCGCGGATGTTTTCTGCGTGCAGGAAACGAAGATGCAGCCGGAACAGGCGGAGCTGGAGCTGCCGGGCTACCGGCAGTACTGGAATTCCGCCGAGAAAAAGGGATATTCCGGGACGGCGGTTTTCAGCAGACGGGAACCGCTTTCCGTTTTTTACGATATTGGCTCCCACGCGGGCGAGGGGCGGGCCGTCACGCTGGAATGGGATGACCTTTATCTCGTCAACGTCTACACGCCCAATTCCCAGCGCGATCTGGTTCGCCTGGACTACCGCATGTCGTGGGACGACGCGTTCCGCGATTACGTGATGGAGCTGGATTCGAAAAAGCCGGTCGTCGTCTGTGGGGACATGAACGTCGCGCACCATGAAATCGACCTGAAAAACCCGAAGAGCAACGTGGGGAACGCGGGCTTTTCCTATGAAGAGCGCGGGAAAATGACCGAGCTGCTCGCGTGCGGGTTTCTGGATACGTTCCGCGAGCTGTACCCGGACAAAGCGGGGGTCTATACCTGGTGGTCGTATCTGTATCATTCCCGCAGCAGCAACGCGGGATGGCGCATCGATTATTTTCTGATTTCGGAGCGGCTCCGCGGCCGCCTTCGCGACAGCATCGTCTGTTCCGAAGTGCAGGGCAGCGACCACTGCCCCGTGGAACTGATTTTGTCCGATTGA